A stretch of Nonomuraea africana DNA encodes these proteins:
- a CDS encoding GAF domain-containing protein, which yields MDDSTRRLARARESALSGQRAAQVRPEVRASWDRARLQGVHPDRSLPPIELPEDRVRGLQRDHPMASVWPTLLGTLRDAATQPGHLIFASDSAGHLLWVMGDRSARRLAEGVHLVPGALWSEGKAGTSGVGTALALGRPFRVRGPEHFLSVAVDFTCSAAPIRNPVTGELLGAIDVTCPTPAANSLSLSLVVAAARLAEAQLGEQTRQQDERLRMRYLEHVMRHKGIHSALVGADGRVLHASPGGWLPKRWPTPPREGPAKLPDGRRVVFERLSATGPFAVHCVDGADSTSEALVLHALGRDRAWIRLDGVAHELSARHSELVVLLAAHPAGLTADALARLTYGQDGKTVTVRAEMTRLRRILGYRLASDPYRLVGQTAADFLTLDDDLATESVGALLDRYRGPLLPSSRAEGVEALRDRLHQRLRVRVLSHGDPDALTRWTTAPHGRDDVLVRQALERAGSADRAY from the coding sequence ATGGACGACTCGACGCGACGGCTGGCCCGTGCTCGCGAGAGCGCGCTGAGCGGCCAACGAGCTGCGCAGGTACGCCCGGAGGTACGGGCGTCGTGGGACCGTGCCCGCCTCCAGGGCGTCCACCCCGACCGCTCGCTGCCGCCCATCGAGCTGCCGGAGGACCGGGTGCGCGGGCTGCAACGCGATCACCCGATGGCCTCGGTCTGGCCCACGCTGCTCGGCACGCTGCGCGACGCGGCCACCCAGCCCGGTCATCTGATCTTCGCCAGCGACTCGGCGGGGCACCTCCTCTGGGTCATGGGCGACCGGTCGGCGCGCAGGCTCGCCGAGGGCGTACATCTGGTGCCCGGTGCGCTGTGGAGCGAGGGCAAGGCGGGCACCAGCGGCGTGGGTACCGCGCTCGCGCTGGGCCGGCCGTTCCGCGTGCGCGGCCCCGAGCACTTCCTCTCGGTCGCCGTGGACTTCACCTGCTCGGCCGCCCCCATCAGGAACCCGGTCACCGGCGAGCTGCTCGGCGCGATCGACGTGACCTGTCCCACGCCGGCCGCGAACTCGCTGTCGCTGTCCCTGGTCGTCGCGGCCGCGCGGCTGGCCGAGGCGCAGCTGGGCGAGCAGACCAGGCAGCAGGACGAGCGGCTGCGCATGCGCTATCTCGAACACGTCATGCGCCACAAGGGGATTCACAGCGCGCTGGTCGGCGCCGACGGCCGGGTGTTGCACGCGTCGCCGGGCGGCTGGCTGCCGAAGCGGTGGCCGACACCGCCCCGCGAGGGTCCCGCGAAGCTCCCCGACGGCCGCAGGGTGGTGTTCGAACGGCTGTCGGCGACCGGGCCCTTCGCCGTGCACTGCGTCGACGGCGCCGACAGCACCAGCGAGGCCCTGGTGCTGCACGCGCTCGGCCGCGACCGCGCGTGGATCCGCCTGGACGGCGTCGCCCACGAGCTCAGTGCCAGGCACAGCGAGCTCGTCGTGCTCCTGGCGGCCCATCCGGCCGGGCTGACCGCCGACGCGCTGGCGCGCCTGACGTATGGGCAGGACGGCAAGACGGTCACCGTCCGCGCGGAGATGACCCGGCTGCGCCGCATCCTGGGCTACCGCCTGGCCTCCGATCCGTACCGGCTGGTCGGGCAGACGGCGGCCGACTTCCTCACCCTGGACGACGACCTGGCCACCGAGAGCGTCGGCGCGCTGCTCGACCGCTACCGGGGGCCGCTGCTGCCCTCGTCGCGCGCGGAAGGCGTCGAGGCGCTGCGCGACCGGCTGCACCAGCGGCTGCGCGTCAGGGTGCTGTCCCACGGCGACCCCGACGCGCTGACCCGCTGGACCACCGCCCCGCACGGGCGAGACGACGTGCTGGTACGGCAGGCGCTGGAGCGAGCGGGGTCCGCC